A single genomic interval of Nostoc commune NIES-4072 harbors:
- the thyX gene encoding FAD-dependent thymidylate synthase — protein MHRFRVEVIAKTPNPQQVIYAAMHQDYTDGFVYDERDSWPSESQSGEVIVKRLLAGERGHYGPLEHPQIVFNCGYFPHSVMQQARTHRVGVSFDVQSFRYTGNQFIEVVEGKKDIEDVFYLRPVGYYTDRQGKKYHYSPEQRAADLQWCLEAAKRYKADFEGGMSEEHARGKVPFDYRQHFVVSFNLRSFLHFCDLRNKKDAQLEIQKLCEMMWPHFEEWVPAIAQWYEKQRLGKARLAP, from the coding sequence ATGCATCGATTTCGAGTAGAGGTTATTGCCAAAACACCAAACCCGCAGCAGGTGATTTATGCCGCGATGCACCAAGACTATACCGATGGGTTCGTGTATGATGAGCGCGATTCTTGGCCCTCGGAGTCACAAAGCGGCGAAGTTATTGTTAAGCGACTATTAGCGGGTGAGAGAGGACACTATGGGCCTCTAGAGCATCCCCAGATTGTTTTTAACTGTGGCTACTTTCCTCACAGTGTGATGCAGCAGGCTCGTACTCATCGGGTAGGAGTATCATTTGATGTTCAGTCTTTTAGGTACACAGGCAACCAGTTTATTGAAGTAGTAGAAGGTAAGAAAGACATAGAAGATGTTTTTTATCTACGTCCCGTTGGTTATTACACTGATAGACAAGGCAAAAAATACCATTATTCACCAGAGCAACGAGCAGCAGATTTGCAGTGGTGTCTAGAAGCAGCTAAACGATATAAAGCTGATTTTGAGGGTGGAATGTCTGAAGAACACGCAAGAGGTAAAGTACCTTTTGATTATCGCCAGCATTTTGTAGTTAGTTTCAATTTAAGGTCTTTCTTGCATTTTTGTGACCTGAGAAATAAGAAAGATGCTCAACTTGAAATTCAAAAGTTGTGTGAAATGATGTGGCCCCATTTTGAAGAGTGGGTACCTGCGATCGCACAATGGTATGAAAAGCAGCGTCTAGGTAAAGCAAGATTAGCACCATAA